Proteins found in one Hevea brasiliensis isolate MT/VB/25A 57/8 chromosome 18, ASM3005281v1, whole genome shotgun sequence genomic segment:
- the LOC110636883 gene encoding uncharacterized protein LOC110636883 isoform X1: MKSILCILPFGNSQTRCFYEDSFAWLWTNLGNWEIQNMEKQNSQQQKQQSPVVSSCRKKKNEEATFMEDLKDHIDEFIHASMDEHKSCFKKTIQKMFGMSKIVAERSGEAKEVESSLPLRTVVSD; encoded by the exons ATGAAATCAATTTTATGTATATTACCCTTTGGAAactcacagactaggtgtttttATGAAGATTCTTTTGCCTGGCTTTGGACAAATCTTGGAAATTGG GAAATACAAAATATGGAAAAACAAAATAGTCAACAGCAAAAACAACAATCACCTGTTGTCTCTTCATGTCGAAAGAAGAAGAATGAGGAGGCCACTTTTATGGAGGATTTGAAGGATCACATTGATGAATTCATTCATGCATCTATGGATGAGCACAAGAGCTGCTTTAAGAAGACCATCCAAAAG ATGTTTGGAATGTCAAAGATTGTTGCAGAAAGGAGTGGTGAAGCTAAAGAAGTCGAAAGTTCTCTGCCCCTCCGCACTGTGGTGTCAGACTAG
- the LOC110636883 gene encoding uncharacterized protein LOC110636883 isoform X2: MEKQNSQQQKQQSPVVSSCRKKKNEEATFMEDLKDHIDEFIHASMDEHKSCFKKTIQKMFGMSKIVAERSGEAKEVESSLPLRTVVSD, encoded by the exons ATGGAAAAACAAAATAGTCAACAGCAAAAACAACAATCACCTGTTGTCTCTTCATGTCGAAAGAAGAAGAATGAGGAGGCCACTTTTATGGAGGATTTGAAGGATCACATTGATGAATTCATTCATGCATCTATGGATGAGCACAAGAGCTGCTTTAAGAAGACCATCCAAAAG ATGTTTGGAATGTCAAAGATTGTTGCAGAAAGGAGTGGTGAAGCTAAAGAAGTCGAAAGTTCTCTGCCCCTCCGCACTGTGGTGTCAGACTAG
- the LOC131175875 gene encoding uncharacterized protein LOC131175875 — translation MLVVKLCLQRTFSVSTLKAALSKSRVTRQHFQIIHKRPNIFLITFGHKVDAQQVLRNKPWCVHNQLLAIQEWPPNVPFDKLSFNSTPIWVQAHGLSPNQLNLYNAKLIGDLVGKYLEVDLTQDGAIGCYMFLRIRVEIHLDLPIKPGFYNSKADDTIEWIRLKYEKLPNVCYSCGLIGHIGRDCKNIEACVEKEQPKTMKSMFGLWLKVSLFHYPKKSLS, via the coding sequence ATGTTAGTCGTTAAACTCTGTTTGCAAAGAACTTTCAGTGTGTCTACCCTTAAAGCAGCTCTCTCAAAGTCCAGGGTAACCAGGCAACACTTTCAAATTATTCATAAAAGGCCCAACATCTTTCTTATAACTTTTGGCCATAAGGTGGATGCCCAGCAAGTTCTTCGTAATAAGCCTTGGTGTGTGCATAATCAATTACTAGCTATACAAGAATGGCCTCCTAATGTTCCTTTTGATAAACTTAGCTTCAACTCTACCCCAATTTGGGTCCAAGCTCATGGCCTTTCTCCTAATCAACTGAATCTATATAATGCTAAATTGATTGGTGATCTTGTTGGCAAATATCTTGAAGTAGATTTAACTCAAGATGGAGCAATAGGCTGCTATATGTTCTTGAGAATCAGAGTAGAGATACATCTAGATCTACCCATCAAACCAGGTTTTTATAACAGCAAGGCAGATGATACAATAGAATGGATACGGCTTAAATATGAGAAATTGCCTAATGTATGTTATAGCTGTGGGCTAATTGGGCATATTGGAAGGGACTGCAAGAACATAGAAGCTTGTGTTGAGAAAGAACAACCCAAAACAATGAAGTCGATGTTTGGGCTTTGGCTTAAAGTGTCTCTTTTTCACTATCCTAAGAAGAGCCTTAGTTAA
- the LOC110636886 gene encoding protein RADIALIS-like 1 — protein sequence MASSSMTSRGSGSWTAQQNKAFERALAVYDKDTPDRWANVARAVGGKTAEEVKRHYELLVHDVKYIESGQVPFPNYRTTGTRG from the exons ATGGCATCAAGCTCAATGACCTCTCGTGGTTCTGGTTCCTGGACTGCACAGCAGAACAAAGCCTTCGAAAGggctttggctgtgtatgataagGACACCCCTGACCGTTGGGCCAATGTCGCCAGAGCAGTTGGTGGCAAAACTGCTGAAGAAGTGAAAAGGCACTATGAGCTTCTTGTTCATGATGTCAAGTATATTGAATCTGGCCAAGTTCCCTTCCCCAATTACAGGACCACCGGTACCAGAG GATGA
- the LOC110652542 gene encoding glycine-rich RNA-binding protein 1 isoform X1: MPCRRPLVPLATFSNRRSVCIVAEIGSDPTPFGFVDPRSVICLCYYNLSVLLFFYVTNLKPIINDRETGRSRGFGFVTFNNEKSMRDAIEGMNGQNLDGRNITVNEAQSRGSGGGNGGYNRGGGGYGGGGRREGGYGGGYNRGGGGYGGGGYGGGGYGGGRDRGYGDGGSRYSRGGGASDGNWRN, translated from the exons ATGCCTTGCAGGAGGCCTTTAGTCCCTTTGGCGACGTTCTCGAATCGAAGGTCTGTTTGCATTGTTGCAGAGATCGGATCTGACCCTACCCCTTTTGGCTTTGTCGATCCAAGATCTGTGATCTGTTTGTGTTACTATAATCTCTCTGTGTTACTCTTCTTTTATGTTACTAATCTCAAACCG ATTATCAATGATCGGGAGACTGGTAGATCTCGTGGTTTTGGATTTGTGACTTTCAACAATGAGAAATCGATGAGGGATGCTATTGAAGGAATGAACGGTCAGAATCTGGATGGCCGTAATATTACTGTGAATGAAGCTCAGTCCCGCGGAAGTGGAGGTGGCAACGGTGGGTACAATCGTGGTGGCGGTGGCTACGGAGGTGGTGGACGCCGTGAAGGTGGTTACGGAGGTGGTTACAACCGTGGTGGAGGTGGATATGGTGGAGGTGGTTATGGTGGAGGTGGTTATGGTGGTGGCCGTGACCGTGGATACGGTGATGGGGGATCTCGTTACTCTAGGGGTGGTGGTGCCTCTGACGGAAACTGGAGGAATTAG
- the LOC110652542 gene encoding glycine-rich RNA-binding protein isoform X2, producing the protein MASAEIEYRCFVGGLAWDTNDHALQEAFSPFGDVLESKIINDRETGRSRGFGFVTFNNEKSMRDAIEGMNGQNLDGRNITVNEAQSRGSGGGNGGYNRGGGGYGGGGRREGGYGGGYNRGGGGYGGGGYGGGGYGGGRDRGYGDGGSRYSRGGGASDGNWRN; encoded by the exons ATGGCATCAGCGGAGATCGAGTACCGGTGCTTCGTCGGCGGCCTTGCATGGGACACCAACGATCATGCCTTGCAGGAGGCCTTTAGTCCCTTTGGCGACGTTCTCGAATCGAAG ATTATCAATGATCGGGAGACTGGTAGATCTCGTGGTTTTGGATTTGTGACTTTCAACAATGAGAAATCGATGAGGGATGCTATTGAAGGAATGAACGGTCAGAATCTGGATGGCCGTAATATTACTGTGAATGAAGCTCAGTCCCGCGGAAGTGGAGGTGGCAACGGTGGGTACAATCGTGGTGGCGGTGGCTACGGAGGTGGTGGACGCCGTGAAGGTGGTTACGGAGGTGGTTACAACCGTGGTGGAGGTGGATATGGTGGAGGTGGTTATGGTGGAGGTGGTTATGGTGGTGGCCGTGACCGTGGATACGGTGATGGGGGATCTCGTTACTCTAGGGGTGGTGGTGCCTCTGACGGAAACTGGAGGAATTAG